In Streptococcus porcinus, the genomic window TAGTCATATGACTTGAGAAAGTTGATAGGCTCTGCTCGATAGACTGCTCATCACCAATATCTGCAAAAATATCAGTAAACACAGCAATACTTGATCCTTGATCAGCTAAAATGGGGAGCCCCGATTGCCCCATGATTTGGGCTAAACCTAAGGTTTTTAGCATGATTGTCTTTCCCCCCGTGTTTGGCCCAGTTATGACAATAACAGAAAGCTGTCGCGAGAAATGCAAATCATTAGGCACTGGATTTTTAAGTAAAGGGTGACGAACATTTAAAAGCTGAATAGATTTGTCCGAAGAGATTTTGGGTAAGCTGGCCTTATGATCTATTAAATAAAGATACTTGGCTTTTACAAAGTCAAGATGGCCAATTAACCAAGCATTATTAGTTAATGCCCGACTATGTGATCTCAACATGTCTGACAGAGATCTTAAGATGCGAGTGATTTCATGACGCTCATCCGCATGTAGCTGGGTGATTTCTTCGTTAAGCTGAACTAGAGCACGAGGCTCAATATAAACCGTATTACCTGATGCTGAGATATCATGAACGACACCAGCTACTTTATGCCGATAGGTATTTTTCACCGGTAAAACACTGCGACCATTTCGACTAGCAATTAAGCTTTCAGAGAGAAAATCACCATATTTTTTTAAGATGTCTTGTAAGAGTTGACGCACTCGACTTTCACTGTCAGTCATTTTTCTTCGAATAGTCGCTAATTCTGGACTAGCAAAGCTTTCGATAAATCCGCCATCATTAATGGCTTGTAAAGAACCTTGCAAATGAGGAAATGTTTCGACTTTCTCAAAAAGCTTCTTTAGCACGACTAAATCAACATTTTCTAACTCTTGGTAAAAACGGCTAATCTCGGCTGAAATCATCAAGAGTCGCTTAATATCTAGTAGCTCTTGGATATTAAGGTCAGCTTCTAATTCTAAACGGCGGATGGGCTCGGTCAAGTCTTTCAACGTCCCAATCGTGAAATGATGATTTTCAACAAAAATCGCTGACATTTCCCTAACTTCTGTAATATAATCTTGTAACTTACTAATTTGATTGGTTGGTTCTAATTGTTGTAATTCAAATTTGGCTTGATCGGTTTGCAGATAGGTTTGGAACTGTTCTTTAACTTTAGCAAACTCTAATTGTTCTAAAATTTTTCTATTCATAACTCCTATTATACCTCAAATATTGGGAAATAATGCTATGGAAAAAGACCAGACAATCATGTTCTGGTCTTAAATGACTTGATCAATCCACAAATAGTGAATGATAGAGGTCATAGGTGGGCATTGTGTAATCAGTTGTTTAATCAGAAAATGTCGAGACAATTGTTCTTGAACGCTTAACAATGGGATTGTTGCAAGGACGCTAAATAGCATTGAAAAAACCATAATCCCTACGCAAATAGCCATAAAGCCACTAACAATTTGCCATCTTTGATCCTTAAGGTAGTCCGTAGGCAAAAAGTGAACGAAAATACCAATAAAACGAACAAGCGTGTAGGAAACGATAAAAATAAAGACAAAAGCAATACCGGCATAATATACTTTACTTAGGTCAAAAATATTCACATCTTTAAAAAAGGCCATCTTAGTTCCTTCTGTGGGATTTGAATAGGGAATCCACAAGGTAAGCTGTCGGGCTAGAGATTGGTAATGATTTTTAGCTACAAAAAGCGAAAAAACAGCTCCTAAAAAATAAAAAGATTGTAAAATAATGCCTCTGCTAAAGCCAATATAAAAAAGCCATAACAAGATTAAAAGGATAAGTAGTGAAACCATCTTTATTCCTCATCCAGTGCAGCTTGATTGGTTTTTTCTTGAATACCAACAAGTGTCTTCTGACGTAACTCACTGATTTCTTTTTCTAACTTTTCAACTTCAATTTCACGACTTAGTTGTGTCGACAAAGAATTAATAGCCATTAGAATAGCCACAGTTTCATCATCCGCTTCTGGTAATCTAGTCTTAATAGCATTGTATTTTTCTTTTGCAACGTGTTCAACTTCTTCCATAAAGAGATTATCTTTATCAGTCGTTAAGGTCAACTGTTTTTCACCAAAGGTAAATTTAAAACGATTATTACTTTTCATAGGTACACCCCTCATAAGCATTATACCGTAATTTAAGGCTTTCGTAAAATAACAACTTTTAAAGGGGCTGGACTAAATGATTTCACCTTGCTTCCTTTTTTATGATAAAATAACTCTTATGGAAACTATTGTTATCAAACCCACCCCTTCTCAAATAAAAAAAATAACTGATTTACTTAAACCTTATCAAATCAGCAACTCAAGCCCATATGTCATTTTAGCAGCAAAATACAAATCTGTTACCTGTCTGTTAT contains:
- a CDS encoding CvpA family protein; this encodes MVSLLILLILLWLFYIGFSRGIILQSFYFLGAVFSLFVAKNHYQSLARQLTLWIPYSNPTEGTKMAFFKDVNIFDLSKVYYAGIAFVFIFIVSYTLVRFIGIFVHFLPTDYLKDQRWQIVSGFMAICVGIMVFSMLFSVLATIPLLSVQEQLSRHFLIKQLITQCPPMTSIIHYLWIDQVI
- a CDS encoding endonuclease MutS2: MNRKILEQLEFAKVKEQFQTYLQTDQAKFELQQLEPTNQISKLQDYITEVREMSAIFVENHHFTIGTLKDLTEPIRRLELEADLNIQELLDIKRLLMISAEISRFYQELENVDLVVLKKLFEKVETFPHLQGSLQAINDGGFIESFASPELATIRRKMTDSESRVRQLLQDILKKYGDFLSESLIASRNGRSVLPVKNTYRHKVAGVVHDISASGNTVYIEPRALVQLNEEITQLHADERHEITRILRSLSDMLRSHSRALTNNAWLIGHLDFVKAKYLYLIDHKASLPKISSDKSIQLLNVRHPLLKNPVPNDLHFSRQLSVIVITGPNTGGKTIMLKTLGLAQIMGQSGLPILADQGSSIAVFTDIFADIGDEQSIEQSLSTFSSHMTNIVAILDKADQDSLVLFDELGAGTDPQEGASLAMAILEQLRLTEIKTMATTHYPELKAYGIETAFVENASMEFDSRSLKPTYHFMQGVPGRSNAFEIARRLGLADHIVNQAEQMTDSDSDVNRIIEELEKQTLESRHRLDHIKEVEQDNLKFNRAVKKLYHEFAQAKNKEIEKASLEAQEIVTLALAESEEILAKLHEASVLKPHQIIEAKSQLKKLIPQTELTQNKVLKKAKKLRQPQVGDDILVTAYGQRGTLLKQVKGNKWEAQVGLIKMTLTEDEFQLVKVAEESQKTKKQTLNVVKRSTNNGPRARLDLRGKRYEEAMQELDAFIDQALVNNMSQVDIIHGIGTGVIREAVTKYLRRNKHVKSFGYAPQNAGGSGCTIANLG